In a single window of the Nocardioides sp. L-11A genome:
- a CDS encoding aspartate kinase, with product MGIVVQKYGGSSVADAAGIKRVAQRIVNTKKAGHQVVVVVSAMGDTTDELIDLANEVSPLPPARELDMLLTAGERMSMAVLAMAIHDLGHEARSFTGSQAGVITDAEHGKAKIIDVTPGRIQTAIDEGAIAIVAGFQGVSQTTKDITTLGRGGSDTTAVALAVALRADVCEIYSDVDGIFTADPRIEPRARKVPRISYEETLEMAAQGAKILHLRCVEYARRYDMPIHVRSSFSEKEGTWVVKAEDVAQENAMEAAIITGVAHDRSQAKITVVGVPDKPGEAAAIFRAVAEAQINIDMIVQNVSAAATSLTDISFTLPAGEGQTAMTALSRLQASVGFESLLYDDSVGKVSVVGAGMSSSPGISARFFEALSEAGVNIEMISTSEIRVSVVVAETQVEAAVNAAHAAFDLGSDEIEAVVYGGTGR from the coding sequence GTGGGCATTGTCGTGCAGAAGTACGGCGGCTCGTCGGTCGCCGATGCCGCCGGGATCAAGCGCGTCGCACAGCGCATCGTCAACACGAAGAAGGCCGGCCACCAGGTCGTGGTCGTCGTCTCGGCGATGGGGGACACGACGGACGAGCTGATCGACCTCGCCAACGAGGTCTCGCCGCTGCCGCCCGCGCGCGAGCTCGACATGCTGCTGACCGCGGGCGAGCGGATGTCGATGGCCGTGCTGGCCATGGCGATCCACGACCTCGGTCACGAGGCCCGCTCGTTCACCGGCTCCCAGGCCGGCGTGATCACCGACGCCGAGCACGGCAAGGCGAAGATCATCGACGTCACGCCGGGCCGGATCCAGACCGCGATCGACGAGGGCGCGATCGCCATCGTCGCGGGCTTCCAGGGCGTCTCCCAGACGACCAAGGACATCACCACGCTGGGCCGCGGCGGCTCCGACACGACGGCCGTGGCGCTGGCCGTCGCGCTGCGCGCCGACGTCTGCGAGATCTACTCCGACGTCGACGGCATCTTCACCGCCGATCCCCGCATCGAGCCCCGCGCCCGCAAGGTGCCCCGGATCTCCTACGAGGAGACCCTCGAGATGGCCGCGCAGGGCGCCAAGATCCTGCACCTGCGGTGCGTCGAGTACGCCCGCCGCTACGACATGCCCATCCACGTCCGCTCCTCCTTCTCCGAGAAGGAGGGCACCTGGGTCGTCAAGGCCGAGGATGTTGCTCAGGAGAATGCAATGGAAGCCGCGATCATCACCGGTGTCGCCCATGACCGCAGCCAGGCCAAGATCACCGTGGTCGGCGTCCCCGACAAGCCGGGCGAGGCGGCCGCGATCTTCCGCGCCGTCGCCGAGGCACAGATCAACATCGACATGATCGTGCAGAACGTCTCGGCCGCCGCGACCAGTCTGACCGACATCTCCTTCACGCTGCCCGCCGGTGAGGGCCAGACCGCGATGACGGCGCTCTCGCGGCTCCAAGCCTCGGTCGGCTTCGAGTCGCTGCTCTACGACGATAGTGTCGGCAAGGTGTCGGTCGTCGGCGCCGGCATGAGCTCCTCGCCGGGCATCTCCGCGCGCTTCTTCGAGGCGCTCTCGGAGGCCGGCGTCAACATCGAGATGATCTCCACCTCGGAGATCCGCGTCTCGGTCGTCGTGGCCGAGACCCAGGTCGAGGCGGCCGTCAACGCCGCCCACGCCGCGTTCGACCTCGGGTCGGACGAGATCGAGGCCGTCGTGTACGGCGGAACGGGGCGCTGA